The following nucleotide sequence is from Ailuropoda melanoleuca isolate Jingjing chromosome 12, ASM200744v2, whole genome shotgun sequence.
ATTATAGCCAACTCTTTCACCCTGCTTTCTAAAGGAGTCCCCTGGACAGTGGCAGCTCTTGATCTGAAAGATTTCCTTGAAGATGTCAGATGCAAACTTGTTTTCTGTCTTCACAAGTGTGGGAAGGGGTGTGTCCATCAGCAGCACCTGCCCCTTGAGTATCTTCCAGGCCATCACCATCAGCCCCAGAAATTCCACATGCGCAGAACTTAAAGTGAAAGCTCCCAGGCACATTGGCTCCTTTGTTTCCGTGTGCTGGATCCTGCCAATGCTGGTAAATATCTCTTTTCCTGTGTATGTGACTGGCAAATGGAACAATGCAAACATCACAATGAAAATTTGGGATACCGTTCTGGGGTAGTTAATAACAAAACCACACTACCACCACAGGCAACACTGTTATCATTATCTGATACTTGCTGCTTGGCGGTCATGCTCTGGGCCAGCGGCTCCATGGTTTCTCTCATGCATAAGCACAAGCAATGGGTCAGACACATTCATACCAACAATCTCTCCCCAGGATGCTTCCCCAGGGCCGTAGTCACCCAAAGAATCCTTGTCCTTGGGAGCACCCTTATACCATTTTATGCCATCTTCCACCTTCCAAGTCTGCATTGTTCTTATTAATAATCCCAGCTGGTTGCTGGTGAACATCTCTGCCTTAACAGATTTTTCCCAACTGTAGGCCCCTTGTTCGCAGGAGCCATGGCTCCAGTGTGTCCAGGCTCTGCTTTATCTGGACAAGGAACAAAATCTCCTGATGTCATCAGAAATGTAAAGTgaggcacctggccagctcattcaatagagcatgcgactcttgattgtggtcataagttcaagccccacactggggctTGAGTTTAacgtaaaaaaaagaaatgaaacatacagTTATGTTTATGCACAGCATCCATTGTTTATTCACTCCTCTTCAGAGTTCTACAGTGATGACACAGTCATCTTACAAAAGATGTTGGGCTGAAGTTGTGTCCAATAATAAACCATAAACACAAATGTAAATAGACTACTATGTAATTATGATGTAAATCCTTACATAATTGTTAGTCATGTTTATAGTGGAGTAGTTCGAGTCCATGAAATAATAAAACGTGGGTCCTGACACAACCTGGATATCTTTGAGCATAGAACTTCCAGTTTGACATAATGCATTTATCCAGAAATTAACTAAGCATGGAATGTCCGGTAAAGTTCCATGGAAAAGGTACAGTATGTGAGACGGTCATTCAAGAAACTGAACAAACAAAATGATCTctgggaaaaatgaaacagaatgggGTAAAGTGGAACTGGAAATCAGGTTCAGGTAGTAGGTGTATTTGGGGCCAAGGTATGAAATCTGTACATTACAACCTTATAGAGATGGTGGTTGTTGGAAAGATAATTATATGGGGGGAGAGaagcacaattttttttcctgtagaaatACCCAGATTAAACTGTAGTGGGAAAAATGAAAGCACGAAGATGTATGGCTCATAGTTTAAAAGACATCAGGTGAGTGAGAGACAACAAGGCAAAATGTCTAGGATAAAGTGGCATGGGTTTTGGCAACTGTAGAGGATAGACTTTTCTGTATCACGTGAGGATGACAATTCTCACGTTGGGAAGAAAGACACTGGGGGCACTCATGTCAGTTATGAGGAAGTAAGTGGAGTTGCTGACTAAACCTGCAGCAGCTCAGGAACAGTCACTTGGACGGAAAGTCAGAAATCCTGTTTGTTCATGTGCAGTTTGTGGCAGGAGGATTTCCACAAGGACAAAACAGTTGTTATTCAAGTACAGGAAAAATTACAATATAGCTATCTTTGTATTTACCTACTGAAGCGAGAGTAAAATATTAAGGATTCAATAATTTGACTTAGTTTGACATAATGAATCTTGAATATTGAACCCTGtggcacaaaaagagagaaacactATTTTTAAGATGATAAGAGACACTCAGAGATATTTACCACACATTAGACCACAAATCAAGATGCAATACACATACACTTGTACAtgtctgtgcatgtgtgaatGTGTAGGTGCGGTGAGTTGTTAGTCAGATTGTTATTCGAGTCATAGTATTGGAAAACTGTACAATAAATATAAGAATAGTACCACTTACAATGATTATAATGACAATCTACATTAAACTCTATTATACAGTCCTGTTGGCAGTTTTTCTAGGTTAAAATGCCATgagattatatttcattattttactttaatccTAATGTTTTaacttctgaaaaaaattcactgaatagAGACAAACAATGTTAGATCGTAACAAGAGCTATTACCAATTTATGTTCAATATAATAGTGGTAAGTTGGGATTACATTTACCAACATGCAATAGCATGTTCTTCATTACCCGTGgtctattttctaatttgtctaTCTTTTGTGTAAATTTTCAATAATTCTCTACTGTACCTTTATTTAGGAGGTTTTACACTCAATATCTTCATGTTTCACCTAGGAATTAGagcacatcttttaaaaacaaatcacagtACTATTTAATGTCTTTATAACAAAAGGACATGAAGACATTACTTACCttctcctgaatttttaaaaattggtgataggtatttgaaaacaatatttaaagaTACACTTATAGGTCTTAAAGACAAAGCACAGTAAAATAGTACAAAGTGAACATATCTCTGTATCTATTTTGTAGTTcaaaaaaacagattttcagcCCAAAAAACCTGCTTGGTAAGCCTCCCAGTTACTACCCATCACAGTAAACAGTAATGTGACATTTAACAGCACAGATCACTTTTCAAAGTGCCTGTTTGGCACTTTATAGAAACGGACCCATACAGAATACAATCTTCTATATTTGGCTTCGCATTCCAAATGGTTTCATGAACTCATTAACACATGCCGTAGGTCATTTACTAGCATTAGTTCCATTGTGTGGGCTCTTAACATTTAACAGAATTCCATTGTGTAAATATCTAACAATTACTTTAACCTTTCCACTCCTGATGCAAATGTGggtggttttcagtttggggctattaagAATAGCTCTGCTATGTAAATTCTAGAATTTGTGCTTTGGTGACATATGCACAGATTTCTGTTGGTTACATGTGGAATAGTAAATTTCATGGTCATAGGCTTACATCTGTTCAGCTTTTGTTCATACTTCCAATACTTTCCAAAATGGTTTACCAATTTTCACAACCACCACCATTTGTATGAGATTCTGTATTTATCATTCTTCAGGGTGGGCTGAAGGCAAACTCCCCAGGCATTTGTCATCAGTGTGTGGGTGAGAATATAGCACATTTGTCTCAACCCTCTTCTGTGTTTCACTATGTGGATGAATTGTTTGTTGGAAAGTTAGAAACATTACTCTCAATAGCCCTGCCTAGGACATTCCTTCTCTGCCAGTAGGTAAGACTTATAAAATGTGTCAAATTCAGTGTCCTTTTCCAAGTAAAGTTTATTGGAATTATGTGGGCAATGTGCACTGCTCATTctagcaataaagaaaaatacactgtTGTATCttgcccaccaccaccatcaaaacAAAGGCCCAGCCCCTTAATAGACTTCCGGAGTTATCAGAGACAACGCAAAACTGTGCCAGATCCCACCGTTTGTGGAGTCTCTGACAAAGGCGGACAGTCTCCGCCTGGAAGACTCCCTTGGGGTTTGGactcaggtttgtttgtttttaaagattttatttatttgagagagagcacgtgcacaagcaggggggaagggcaaagggagagggagaagcagactccctgctgagcagggagcccaatgtgatgcagggctcgatcccaggacccctagatcatgacctgagctgaaggcagatgcttataaccaagtgagccacccaagcgcccgtGGACTCAGGTCTGACATAACTAACAGGtaaattgcttttgaaaagcAGCCATTTGCTTGCTACTGTAACATTTGTCAAAAGTGAAGTGTGACCCATTCAGGACTTTTGACTGTCTGGTGTAACATTCCCATGTTGATGAGGCAACTTGAACCCTACAGCCAAGAAGGCAGAGAGGTCCTAAAAGACTTGCTGGTCAAATGGAGAAGGTATATTTAAGAATGCATCCTGACTGGATCAGCAACATCTCAGCTCTATAGGAATGAGCCGTATCTGCAGCCTGAAGCAGAGCCCCTGGCACCGTGAGGACCTCAGTGGTCCCAGATTCCCCTCATCGTCTGACACTGGTCCACGGACGGTTCTCCAAAGCTGGAAACCTCATGGATTCACTGGGCTGGCTGTTTAGCCTCACTGTCAGACATGCAGAAATGAGAGCCAATGTGGCTGTTTTACTCAGTGGTCAGAATCTAGGATCTTGGGCTAATGCCCATGTTGGAGCTATTTGACCTGCCACTTGAAAAACTACAGACTGAGATTAAGGGCACCGATCTTTATGTAAGATGCAGAAACAAATCAGTGGTGCTGACATAATCATCTGCATACACTCATTCAGAAGGCATGGCAGGCAACCAGTTCACTGAAGAAACGGGAGTACAATCAAGCTGCTCGTCcagcctgtattttctttttcaaactttcatGTTTCTCTAAAGCAAACTCAATAGTCAATGTGATACTCAAACTCAAGGTCAAGACTGGCATGCTCTACCAGGCCAGCCAGGTGCACGTAACCTGTTTTGTAACTACCACGGCATGGGTACCACTGTGGGTCTTCCAGAGGCTGCCATGTTTGGGAGGCcctcatctgtttaaaaaatcctttcatcCTGTATCCTAAAGCTTGCTTTCTTCTTACGTTCTTTACGAATTCTCTCTCCCATGACAATCCCAGACTCTATTGCAGTCCTGGGACTGCAAAGGTCATGTGAGGAAAAGGGATATAGGAAAAAAGAGATTAATCAGCTGTGTCCCCTCACTTTTTAAAGCCTCAGGCAAACCCTCCAGCTCAGGACAACAGGAGACTAGGTTACAAGGGTGAAGGAAGAAGGCAGATGGATGATGGGAGGAGGCTGAGAATAGCTTCCGGGGTGGTATGCTCACAAGATGAAACGGAGAAGCACCTGAATTCGGATACTAAGTCACATGACCCGTAACTAGTATAGGAAGGCACATGCATGTACAATGCCTTCCATCAACTGTACAATTCCACAGAAAGGTCCCACACAATGTGCAACTGAGCCCTGCAGGGAAGGCACGACCCCGAAGGAGCAATCGGAGACTTAAAGAGGTCAAACTTCTCCAAAGCCAGGACCCAGAAGTTCTGCCACAAAACCCACGTAATAATCCTCACACTACGCCAGAACCAATCCTTATGCTCCTACTCGTCTTTTTATAAAAGTTGTGTGAAAACAAAAGAATCCTCCCACTGCCACTTTAGGAAAtatatgtctgtatgtgtgtatttcaTTTCAGGGACTGTGGCATTCACTAATGCTCCACGGTACTCTCCTAGAAGCACAGGGACTGCATAGACCCTGCTCAGAGAGCTTACGTGCACAGTCATGATATTAGAGACCTATAGAAAACCAGTTGTCTTGGGTGAAGACAACTTCCCTGCCCAAGGCAGCACCTCTCCTTGTATACCTCTGCCTCTTCTGTTGTGTCTTGAGAACTTTGTCCAGAATAAGGAGTTTCTGACCCTGTTCTTAAAGGAAATATGGAAGCTTCATTCATTCAGACATTAAGAGAATTTCAACGGTGCTTCTGGACTTCCTCTTTCCTCTGATCATCTGCCCACTTCATGCAGGATTAGAGGTGGTTCCAGAACAAAGTATCCACCAATGCATAATAAAGCAAACACTTTAAATACCCGATCCTTTGGTTCTACTCTTGTGCTTCTGACTCAGTTCACAGGCGCAGAATAAGCCGCACGTCATGTAGGTGGAGGCATGTCCCACTTACAGTGTTACGGAAAATTACCAAGGAGGTGACAAGTTTTAAGAATTTAAGTTTTAAGAATGATTTTTGGATGTACCTATAATGTCCTCCATTCCCATATGAACAAAGAGCTGCACCTGAACTTTCTAAAAGCCACAGCCTATCATGctgccttttactttttattttgaagtaattatagatacacaaaatgtgcaaaaatcacatgaaaaagtCCTTGTAAACTTCACCCCTTCACCAGGTTCCTCAGATAGTTACATGTTACCTAATATAGCACAGTAtcactctatgacccagcaaacAAATTTACATCCAAAATCAGGGAGAAAATGTTCCTACCCAAAAGCTGTCACTGTGCTGGAGATTCCTGTAAAGACGATGACTAAGGAGTTGGCTACAAATGGGTGCTTGACACTCAAATCTGTGGTCCTTAACCTTCACCTATGACAAAAAGGAAGATATACtggtaaagaaagaaattccCCAGGATTCTAATCAACATCTGTGATAAGAAGACCGTTCCTACTGCCAAAAACCTAGAGGCCATCTGAATGGTTCGCACTGAATGActttcttcctttgggggatgcTGCATGGGAACCTTAAGTTTCACCTAGAGTTACCATTTTAAGTGAAAACCAATATTCTTCACTTACGTTTATTTCCCATTAAGACGTAtttactttaggggcacctggatggctcagggggttaagcatctgcctttggctcaggttatgatcctggagtcccaggatcaagcccatcaggctccctgctcagcatagagtctgcttctccctctccccctgcttctccccctccttgtgctctctccctctttctctctcactctctcgcaaataaataaaatacttaagaaaaaaatatttactttaattttagcTTCATTAGGAGCCTTCTAAGAGTTGAATGGGGAATTCTAAGGAACACTCACAATGTGAGAATCTCTGCTACTGAGGCACTTAAAGTCTTCATtcatcaaaaatcagggatggGACTACTACTACCTTCATTCTAAGGAGAACTTAGGCACACGGGTTTGAGTGATTTAACTTCACTCCATCTTTAGCAGCAGACTGGGGACTTAAACTTACTGGGGGGGGGGTACCAAAGCACATGATTTAACCATTATGATATACTGAAAAGGCTGGATGGTCACGTTCTTATAATCATCTAGATCTACGCTTAGGTGTTTTCGTAACTTGTACTCATATTTTAGATTACCGGTATATTATCTATAATTTTGGCTGTGACCAGGTTCCATTTATGTGCAAAGATTTCTTTTATATGCCATTACCAATGATGCATAATGCTTCTGAGACCTTAACAAATTGGATACTCTGATTGCAACACAATACATCCAGAACCTACACCATGACCAAGATGGACTCAATGACTGCAAGATTCAATCAGCATTAGTATGGTAACAGAGTCCTGTGTTTTTAcgccaggaacaagacagagtGGCACCTGTCACCAGATCTTCTGAACTACCTCATATGATGTGCCAGAGTATGGTAGATAAAATACTAAGTGCAATAATACCAAGGCTGCAGGATACAAGGTCACAGTACACAAGTTAACTGTCTTCCTAGATACCAGCAAGGAATAAgtgactggaaaaataaaaacaaatcaccaTTCACATTAGGACCAAAACAAGAAGTTCCATCACAGACACTATCATGGCAACACGTGGAAGGTCTGTGATGGAGACATAACATCATTAACAGATATTCAAACACAGGTCCAAATTCAATTATAAAGTAAAACTCATCATGAAATCTAAACGAATAAAATGACTGTATAAACTGAAGGTAAGTGGGCATTTCCACAGATGCCCCTGCTCCTTTGATACCCATTGTCTCaggaattttaaatcattttgacttttaattttcctGCAGAGTTTGACATTTGATTCGATTCATCTTCAAGAACTAAACTTAGTTCTCACTAGTAAGAATTCTCTCATGCACAGTACATTGTACAACCTACGTAAGCAATTTACCACATGTTGTGTTTGTAGAATTTTCTCCAACATGAAATCTTTGGTGATTCCTGAGGTCAAGTCATGGCATGAAGGCCATGCCATTCTTCTGGAAAGTTTCTTTGCAGTATGCACTCCTTCATGACTCCAAACATGAGAACATTTAATAAAAGCCTTACCACAGGCTCTACATCTGTATCTTCATTCTGTGTATATTCTGGTGTCTACTCAGGCTTGAATACTGcttaaaggctttgccacattcacGACATCTGTACGGTTTCtccccagtatgaattctctgatgaacTGTAAGGCTGGAATTCTGACTAAAGGCCTTGTCGCACACattacatttatagggtttctctccagcaTGAATTCTCTTATGTTGAGTAAGATTTGAACTCCCGGAGAAGGCCTTGCCACACtcattacatttgtaaggtttctctccagtgtgagttctCTCATGACCCCAAAGGTGTGAACGGGTGATAAATTCCTTTCCACACTgattacatttgtaaggtttctctccagaaTGGATTCTTTTATGTTGAACAAGATTTGAACACTCAGAAAAGGCTTTGCCACACACATTACATTTGTAAGGCTTCTCTCCTGTATGAATTCGCTCATGCCCCCAAAGGTGTGAACGTATCATAAAATCCTTACCACATACATTacatttatatggtttctctccagtatggatTCTCTGATGCCTTGTGAGGTTTGAAAACCTGTTAAAGACTTTGCCACACtcattacatttgtaaggtttcggCTCAGAATGAATTCTTTGATGAGTAGCTAAGGTTGAGCAATGGCTGAAAGtcttcccacattctttacatttgtaaggtttttctcttttgggtGTTTTCTGGTGTTCTGTCTGTAATGAAGAATGCGTAAGAACCTTCccatatttgttaaaaatgttggTTTTGACACTAGAAGGAGTTCTTTGAAGGGGTGAAACTGAGGACTTTTTGGTAGACTTCTCAACTTGATTACCTTCATGAATCTCCTCTTGGGTTTGAAATCTCTGTTCAGCCAGATGTGAATGAAAGCTTAATCCAAGCCTATTGTCCGAACAGTTTCTATGCTTGTTTCCTGAAGAGCCTACCTTGTATTTTAGTGCCTTATTCGTCGTATCATGTTTATAATATTGAGATTTACTATTTCTTATGGAAACACTATGCTTTACAGGGAAATTATTCCAGGATTTGTGATATTGTTGGTCTTCTCTACAAGTGAAATTTTTATAATGGGATGTAGTcattcctttgtaatttttttcctcatataaCCACTGAGTCCCAAGTTTGTTCACATCTTGCTGGACTTCCCTCATAACAAAGTCATCAAAGTCATGACTTATATGTCTTTCCAAAATCAACGTTTGGAATAATTCTCCATTATTAATGTTGTCTTTTGGTGGTAATTCTTTCCTTAGACATCTAGTAGAGATAtctgtaatatataaataatgatagGCTCCATATTAACCAGAGTGTGAAGACGGATAATTTTATATAAGAAAGTATTACACAAGGGGCAACCCaggtgtctgcccttggctcaggtcatgatcccagcatccagggattgagccccacgttgggctccctgctcagtggggggcttgcttctccctctctctctctcaaataaataaataaaatcttaaaaaaaaaaaaaaaaagaaagaaaaagtattacaccaaaagtaaaattcaaaattaacagTTATCAAGCTTCTCACCATGGTGTGCAAATGTTTAGAAACACAAAAAACATAAGATTCCTCAATACTGAAGGAGTGATTACACAtagttcaaattattttcaggaaAGCCTATTTAAATGCTCTGTGATCAAAAGTTCCAGTGCCCAGAAATACAGGAATTTTCCATAGGCACCCCAAAGCCTAAAAACCTCATAGGAGGGATAGAGGTGAATCCTActtggggaaaggaaaaagaaaaaaaaaaaaagtgtgtgtgtgtgtgtgtatatatatatatgtatatatataatgtgtatatatatatatgtatatgtgtgtgtgtgtgtatatatatatatatatataaatccttttttttttttaagatttttttatttattcgacagagatagagacagccagtgagagagggaacacaagcagggggagtgggagaggaagaagcaggctcatagcggaggagcctgatgtggggctcgatcccataacgccgggatcacgccctgagccgaaagcagatgtgccacccaggcgccccaataaatcaattcttgaggggcacctgggtggctcagtcagttaagtatctacctttggctcgggtcatgatcccagagtcctgggatcaagccctgcattgggctccctgctcagtggagagcctgcttctccctctccctctgcaactacccctgctcatgctctctctctttctccctctctcgttctgcaatctctctctcaaacaaaatctaaaaaaaggtCAATTCTTGAATACTTGTTATATAGAGTATTAAAATAACATTCAaggataataaaatattcttctgaATACTTCTTCCAAAAATACACCCATGCAAAACAGGCATAGTATAATGTAATAATCAGTGAAAAGTGGTTATATGCCATAATATATGTAGAAATTAATTATatgttaacataataaaaaatagtaaacaaCTTAGTGACCCAAGGTGAATccagaaataattaataaatatgttcatttattaaaaaatgtatacagacTTTGGAATTCTAAAGAGCTCAACcgtaagagaaaaagaaagaggctgaatttcagGAGAAGCACAAAATatcataaatggaaaatatgttgAAATCACCCATCGTGAAATAAAAGTTCTGATACATGCGTAATAGTATAGAGATTAACAATGGGGAACTGTGACATCAAAACGGCAAAGAAGGGAACTCCAGGAGACTCCAGCAGGAGATGAACTACCAAAAACTGTCAGAATGAACTTTATTGGAACCCTGGAAATTAAGCACAGGATTCCAGCNNNNNNNNNNNNNNNNNNNNNNNNNNNNNNNNNNNNNNNNNNNNNNNNNNNNNNNNNNNNNNNNNNNNNNNNNNNNNNNNNNNNNNNNNNNNNNNNNNNNGGAAATGATggacaaagaattaaaaagcaatcaggaaaatactgtataaataaacagagaatatcaataaagagacagaaggtggaaacagaaactaaacactttctgaaactgaaatgtaaaatacCTGAATTGAAAGTTTCATAGAGAGGTTCAATATCAGGTCTAATGACGTGGAAGGAAGATTCAGCAAACTGGTAGGGAGATCTGTTGAAATTACTGTGTCTGAGGAGCACAAAGAAAAAGACTGAGTATAAATGAACAGAGTTTAATGGTGCTGCATGACAAACATCATGTGGGCCAACATATGAACAATGGGAGCcccaaaaagaaaggagaaagagaaggaagcagaaggaatatTGGAAGAAATGTGGTAGACAATTTCTTAAACGTTAAAAGACAAGACTCCACGAATCTAAGAACTCAGTGAACACGCAATTACGAAAAACTGCAACAGAGATGCACACTGCAACAAATCATAATCGATATGTGAAAGAGAAAGGTatgaagagagaatcttgaaagcaggaagggagaagcaTCACGTACAAAGGACACACAGTAACTTTCAGAGCTAATTTTTCAGCCAAACCGTGAAGTCCAGAGACAATGGgataacatatttaaagtgttgacaaaacaaaacaaaaatccgtTAATTAATTCTATCCCCAGAAACATTATCCtttgaaaataagggaaaaattaggcttccaagagaaacaaaaagtgagGAAGTTCCTTGTAAGTAAAACAGCActataagaaatgaaagatggAATACTTCTTAATTTATTCTcggaggccaacattaccttccccccaccccgagagagagagtgagtgagtgctggaggggaagagcagagggagaggcatggagagtcttaagcagactccacgctgagtctgagcccaatgcagggcttgatctcatgagcctgagatcaggacctgagctgaaaccaagtcagaccCTTAATCAACTGTGCCCTCTTGGTGCCTCTGAGGCCAATGTTATTCCgataccaaaccagacaaagacatcacaagaaaagaaaactacagaatagtATCCCTTATTAATACAGATGTAAAAGTCTTCAACAAAACACCAGCCAACTGAATagaaagtattattaaaattacacaacaaaggggcacctgggtggctaagtcggctGAGTGCCTTTGGCTTGAGTAGTGGTCTTgacgtcctgggatggagccccatattgggctccctgctcagcggggaatctgcttctccctcttcctttgtgccctcccacccccgctcattgctttctgtctctctcaaatagatatataaaatctttaaaaaaattacacaacatAAGTAAGAGGGACTTGTTCCAAGAATTTAACAGTGGAAGGTTCAACATATAAATACCTATAAACATAGTAATTCATATTAACagtaagataaacagaaaaaaccTACATAATGACCTCACTGTAtgcagaatatttgaaaaattctaaaactcCTATGACAAAAACACTTAGCATACTCAGAAGAGAAGGGACTTTACTCaacctcttaaaaattatttgtgaaaaccTATAGTTAATATCCTAGATGAAACAGTGAAGATTTCCCCCCAAGATAAGAAATAAGACATGGACATCCATTTTCATTGATGGTACCTAACACTATTCTGCAAATTCTAACCTGAGCAATAAaacaaggggagaaaaaaaaaaagaagcacacatactggagagaaaaaggaaaattatctcCATGTGAAGATGTCATAGATCTACATATATAGAATTCCATGAACTATCCCCtgaaagacatacacacacacccccttctaATGTTGTAAGTGATGTCAGGAAAGTTGCGGGATACTCAGTTGTGTTTTATACACTATAATGAACAAC
It contains:
- the LOC100483384 gene encoding zinc finger protein 677-like, translated to MTLSQGRLTFRDVAIEFSPEEWECLDPCSEGLVQGRDGGELPEPALPGHSNFNRSPYQFAESSFHVIRPDIEPLYETFNSDISTRCLRKELPPKDNINNGELFQTLILERHISHDFDDFVMREVQQDVNKLGTQWLYEEKNYKGMTTSHYKNFTCREDQQYHKSWNNFPVKHSVSIRNSKSQYYKHDTTNKALKYKVGSSGNKHRNCSDNRLGLSFHSHLAEQRFQTQEEIHEGNQVEKSTKKSSVSPLQRTPSSVKTNIFNKYGKVLTHSSLQTEHQKTPKREKPYKCKECGKTFSHCSTLATHQRIHSEPKPYKCNECGKVFNRFSNLTRHQRIHTGEKPYKCNVCGKDFMIRSHLWGHERIHTGEKPYKCNVCGKAFSECSNLVQHKRIHSGEKPYKCNQCGKEFITRSHLWGHERTHTGEKPYKCNECGKAFSGSSNLTQHKRIHAGEKPYKCNVCDKAFSQNSSLTVHQRIHTGEKPYRCRECGKAFKQYSSLSRHQNIHRMKIQM